TtgctttattaaaacatttaagtAATTATGGCCACCCAAATGTTATACAAATCTTAGATATTTGTCATGGAAGGCGAATTGATCGAGAATTAAACATGTACATAGTTTTTGAACATATGGAAGAAGATCTAGCTTCATATTTGGAGAAATTCAAAGAAACTGGGCTtgataaaaatcgaaaaagagAGATCTCCAgagatattttaaatggaGTTGATTTCTTACACTCACAAAGAATTGTTCATCGCgatttaaaaccacaaaattTACTTGTTACAAAAACAGGAACTATTAAATTAGCTGATTTTGGATTAGCAAAAACTTATGATTGTGACATGATTTTAACTGcagttgtaaataattttaagattaaagtaatcattaaaaatcattttattataatttttaggttGTTACATTATGGTATCGAGCTCCAGAAGTACTTTTAGGCTTAAAATATGCAACCCCTGTAGATATTTGGTCTGTTGGTTGTATTATAGCTGaactttacattttaaaacctcTATTTTGTGGATCTGCTGAAGTTcaacaattaaaagaaatctttaaagTGTTGGGAACTCCCGAAAGGGATGATTGGCCAGAagaaaaagtttcattccaATTCAGCTCATTTGGAaacaacaaaacgataaatttGCGTGAAGTTGTTTCAAGTTTATGTGAAGAAggttttgatttaataacggtaaatacataaattattaaattgaaagttttatttattataattttatgttcaGAAAATGTTGGCGTTCAATCCATTGAAAAGAATCACAGCTTCAGACGCTTTACATCACCcatattttttgaatcaataattaaaagtgatcatgaaaacattgttttggttataaataacatttgtGAAAGGTGCtcaaatataaatttcttattagATTAGATAGTTATTTCttagtttatattatttaaatttaagagtACAAAACatttagtttgtaatttaatttagtttatctTTAATGTGTGgataattagttttttttctgCTCCTCccagtttattttttgtaatgtgTAATCTGATTAAAAATAGATGATTTGACACATATTGTTGTTTTAACTAATTTCATCCactaaaatttctaatttaaatgttcatggaatttaaattgtttacaaaaacGGTCGAATAAAATTACAGTTCAATATTATCTCCTTCAAAGTAACTTCTTTGAGAGATACACAGCGCTGGAGTTGATTCTTACAATCTTCATAACAGTATTGAAACTCAAATTGGGAAGAGAAAACAATCACAAAGACACATGTTATAAGAATCATAGAAACATGTTTTCACACATGTTATTGTTCTTGAAAGCCTTTCCAGAACCTCTCTGGAAGTGAAAgtgttgattaaaaaattggatttGAGGCAAAAACTTTGTGGGCGATTCCCTCACCATTGAAAAAACATATATGTGATCTTTGACCATGTTCAATCTTGCTGTTTTGGATGTTGGAGGCGTTGAAGTATGAAGCTTGGTTTCCTCCTTGTATTTACATGCAAAACTCATCAAAATGAATGTATTTTGGTACATAATACTAAACTAATCAGTTTTTAGTGCAAAATAGTCCAAAATTAATCTAGACATCAAAATTGTGTGTGTAGTGtgctttgaaaaataattgaaaagttATTGACATAtagtcaaaaatttatttctgtcTTCTAATCATTTTACTCTGATAATCATGGAAACTAATGATGAAGCAAAGTTTGTCAAATTAGTGTCATATTCCTCATCTGACTGAGATATAGAAAGTGATTTAACCACAAAACCTAAATTAAAGTGTAAAAAACGAATGAGGTATGAAGATAAttggaagaaaaatatacgaaAAGTTAGGAGACAACGAGGTGAGTTATATTTGTCTACTAAAAACAAACTCgtactaaataaaaaataaaaagtccaCGTGGTTCGACCTTTACTTATAAGTGCCGTTCGTTAATATCTGAAAATCAACGCCAGCAGATTCATaatgatttttggaaaaaaatatttcttgggAGAGCAAGTTCTGGGAGGCAGTTATTTAATTCTTGCGtgtttaataaagatataaaacgACGTAGACCAAGAGACCCTCTATCTACAATAGTGCGTACATAACAAAATCtatataatttcttcattgCAAGCAAAAACATCAGAgtctataaattattttttatagacACTTTATCGATCagcgaaaattttttttataatgctCCAAAAAAGAAGTCTACATGTAATATGTCAGTGCCTGATCAAAGAGGTACAAAAGTACctatcaataaaatttctaatgAAGTTATTGAAAAAGCGCTAAACACATTGACAGCTACCCTACATATGAAAGTCATTATTCTCGAGAAAGGTCTGCTAAGAAGTATTTTGGAGATGgcttaaatatttcaaaaatgtatggGTTATATTGTGAAGAACCAGCTAAGAAATAgctttttagaaaaatcgtcaacgaaatgtttaatttgttgttCCATTTACCAAACAACGACACATGTGATATGtgtgattattttaataaagcttAAGGCTGATCTTAGCGCAGAACAAAAACAAGCCATTTCTAAAGAGCAAAATTTACATtacaatttacaaaataatagaTATCAAATGAAAAATGAAGACAAGAAATGTGCTTTAGAAAgtaatgaaaatttacaagTGGTAATGGCCGATCTTCAAAAGTGCCTTCCTACTCCCTTTTTCACAAATTCGGAGAGCTTTTATGTTCGTTCTCCTTGTACTAAAAACACTTGGTGTATGATGTGGGATGAAACCAAAGCTGTAAAAGGCTACTTTTACAGCTTTGGTTGTTTTTTAAGCTTAGgctgtttttttaaatggctaCTTATAGAAATCCCaagtaatcaaaaaattgaaacattaACACTTTGGATTGATAACTGTGCTGGACAAAACTGTAATATGATGATGATTGTAATATACATGTATTCAATGCAAGTATTTCCCAGCATTCAGgttataaatcataaatttttattacaaggCCATACTCATATGGAAGATTGGCAGCATAGCGTTATTGAACgtgcaaaaaagaaaagtaaaccatttacaatttttacttgCAATGATTGGATTAATTTTGTTCGTAATTGTAAACAACCCCCATTTGATATATTCTCTATGGGTCtagaagattttaaaaattttagtacatTTTACTCATCATTAAGAGCACCATTCATATCAAGAAAAAAGAGTAATGAAGGAGAACAGTTTAAATTATCTAGCGTTGTTTGACTCCAAATTCGACGAGAAACATTAGgtactttgttttttaaaacatcattttcAAGAATTCTTTAGAGCCAAAATGTAGTAAGtccaataattttgtaaaaataaagatttttgataaaaatatgctattaatgattatttacagacaattaatattaaaaaataccgATATTTCCGAGCTTTATTTGTGAGGTAAGAGCAtgagaattattaattatttcaatttattattatttgaagaACAGTTTTGGCTATTCTATGATTAAGTCATTTTGGACTTACCTATGTCCCTTTAGCTCTCAGGTACATAATTATAACGTCTGTGATGATGGCGTAAGCCGAAATTGGTAAGACATTAAATAGATAGTGAccagaaaaagtattaaattattttattttacataattGTATAGGCACCGAAGAGATATCTGCTCTATATCAGAGACAATCAGGAAAGGAAGCGGATTCACAAAATAAAGCAACTATGTGTTGATCTATAGCGGAAGACCGATGATCGCAAGAGCACAATTGGGTGTCGGTTTATTAATACACAAAAAGCTTAAAGACAACATAGACAGCATGGGATACGTGAATACGAATGAGGTGTATCCATCATCAACTCGTGCTGATGGGTGATCCTAATGGATGGTGGATAATATAATTCAAATATCAGAACAACAACAGGGTTTCAAAACCAACAGCTCCACTGTAGACACAATCTCTATTTTATGCCAGATAATTGAAAAGtccagagaatttgatgaatcaCTTCGACAACGTAAAATTAAAAGCTCTGATTAAAATcctaaaacaaaatgattCAGTTCTAAATGAATAACGTTAATATTAAGCATGTATAGTAACaagtataaacaaaattaaattggatGATGAGTTAACAGAGTAAATCCAGGTTGCATCAGGTGTCGGCCAAGGAGATAGCCTAAATCCTTATTTGAACAAAATCCTTATTTTGACAAAATCATTGAGAATGTTAAAGAAGCAAAAGGAGGATATATATTACAATTTGAAAAGACAAAGATACTATGCTACGCAGATGACACAGTACTTAACGCTGACAGTAAAGAAAATCTGCAGCGACTCCTTCACAAATTCCCCCAGACGGCTAACCACTATAACATGGAAATATGAATCCCATATGTTGTAAGCTCACAATAAACAAGACTATAAAACAAGTCATGTACATTAATTATCTatagcaataaaaatattataaacgaGTAAACAACCGAATAAAACCGTAAGGATATCTGGGTGGATATCCTAGATATATCGGAGATATAAGATTTCGTGCGGTGAACACGACAAAGACTACGTGATTGGAAGTAGAGAAGCCGCATAATAAAAGACTCTCCTAACGATGGACTGACGCCTGGACATCGACATCACATGAACAGAACGAACAGAAATAGGCGATAGAACAGGGGAAATCTCTATTAAGAGGAagaaagagatttttttttgagttacgTCTAAGTTAAGTCCATACTACAAGATGAATGCGCAAATGTAAATATAACTGTCAACGTATAGTTTCCTTACTTATATATTCCGTGGAAGGTGTTCCATTAAACAGtatattctttttaaactaGGAAGATATGGGATAAAGATTTAGACAACCTATGGCAATAAAACTTTGtatgtttataatgaacaaaTATACTTCGGGAAAATAGAAGATTTGTGTGAACGCAACCAGGGACACCGAGTTGTCTTGGATATGATAAAGGGGTAGGAAGGATCAGGGAGAAATGTGACAATTGACAACTTTTTATGATACCCTATCATCTACTTAGAGAATTGGAAAATGAAATCCTACACTGCTTGgtacaatataaaaaaataaattagaactCTATCAAGAATTGGTCATCACGCAtttattcttcaaaattttgttgCTAAGATAAAGCCATTGCTATCAACTATGTGTAATGTAATAaggatgaatttaaaaaatttaaacatgaaCAAATAAAGCACAGATAATTATTGACAACAATAGGACTAAGTGAAGTATAAACACTACAGAGCAGCTTGATTAGTGTTGACCTCATTGATATCACAagtcacaaaaaaaaatctggcACCATAGGAGTTATGAAAAACTGTAAGCCATTTATGCGGTAAAACTGTGGAAAGTATGGTCCAGTTAATGTCATCTACAACACATAGACGCAATGGATCAGCTTGGTTAGTGTTGATATCATTGGTATTATAagttacaaaaagaaaatctgGTGACATAGGAGTTATGAAAAACTTTAAGCCATTTAGAAAATAAGACTGTGGAAAGTGTGGTCCAGTTGATGTCATCTATAACACATAGCTTCTTAATTCAACCCATTATATGTACGGATGGAAAATTTCTTTCTCGGTTAATGAAGAGCTCTTCTAAGCAGATAATATATTCcttttggcatcaaaatctggaaCTAACAAGCTAACTTCAGAATACGTTAATTAGTGTTGTTGAATTCTTGAAATGGCCATTGTCCTAAAATTATTACCTGTAGTCTGTTGATTTTGAATCCTTATTGGAAGTTTCTTCAACTTCTTTAATGTTTGAATGTATCGAAGGTAATAACGCAGAAAGTagtaattcaaattaaacaccCTAATTATATATGAAATTCGTGAAAAATACTGTTAGTAAAGATTCTTTGGGATAATGTTGGAACATTATCCACATTCAGGCCATCGGTGAACTTActgttgaatttttatttcatttttttatataatgaattcaagaaagaaaattttgtaatgttATCATTGAATTCAATTGAATTTATCcaatatttacaatatttatctCTGGCGAAAAAAGTTACACTTCATTGCGCACAATTTACATTCGTGCATTTGTAAACTAAATAGAGATAAAACgaactataaaaaatattcttacaAATGTTACAAAGACGAACATTGGAGTGTTCAGAAGCTAATTCATATTTTGCTCAccgtcaatttattttatcttctaCTGTTTACTAAGTAGTGGTTTGTGAGGATATTTGCAAAATAATCATAACATTGGAGCCATATTGATAagcaaaatatcaaatataccgaataataaataagataCCATATCTTATTTATTCCGACGTTTTTTAAAAGACGATCTGTATTGTTACAAATTTGAGAGATATAACCTTGCACTTATACTTAGTTTATAGGTGCTTTAACTGGTTGTAAATATGTTCGAAATTGCAGAATTGAACTCATTTTTGGGCGATGCAGCACAACTTGCATGAGTATATAAAGATTATGTTGAAGAAACGTCTGAAGAATTTAAACGAAAACCACTCAACTTAAGAAACCAGGTGAGGAAATTCTTTACTGTACTCAAACagcaatctagcgctgaaaaaaaagctaaaactagggttaataattaataacactagatctagaactagaaagtttcgggtttaccCGTGCATCttcaaagaaataattttaaacaatttattttttagttttcaccaatttttattttaaaaactaaaacataaTAACTCTTTGGcgtataaatttttgaaaagatctcataattttttctcgtccaaaacattttcatttgacGACGTTAAAAATTTGTCAACCCTCTCCCTGTATTCCGCACAACTTTCAATCCTAGGTAAATTGGCACTGTTTTTCTTaggaaaatatttccccacGTGAAAATGATTAAGAATATCCGGCGGtgagatttttaattttttatttcctttaaaaattgtgttaatcTCAACTTGTCCCCCTCCTCCTCGTCTCACAACGATATCGTCGGGATAGGTTGCGTTCATTCCCGAATATCCTAAAGTAGCCGAAATAATCGAacatataaattcaaaaatcgaCGTTATAACAATTTGAACAGCAACACGATGAATTCCAAGAGTATTACTGAATCCTTTTGTTATTTGGACTTCGAAATGTATAACAATGCTTAAcgtattaaaaactaaagtgattaatgatgtaaaaattgataaacacGACGATAAGAAGAACCATTTTACGTTGGCATCAATGT
This genomic stretch from Onthophagus taurus isolate NC chromosome 7, IU_Otau_3.0, whole genome shotgun sequence harbors:
- the LOC111413074 gene encoding uncharacterized protein, translating into MVSIIMENIFKVRVKTHPDPRGQYPSERRYSASTVLGLTCFHLFFATLSSIFAVLEIYNYLNFNQNQFMDESSQETDSNPYKTLNEHNICYSLTSFILTVGGISCGISGLLAWKKWYIDANVKWFFLSSCLSIFTSLITLVFNTLSIVIHFEVQITKGFSNTLGIHRVAVQIVITSIFEFICSIISATLGYSGMNATYPDDIVVRRGGGGQVEINTIFKGNKKLKISPPDILNHFHVGKYFPKKNSANLPRIESCAEYRERVDKFLTSSNENVLDEKKL
- the LOC111413066 gene encoding cyclin-dependent kinase 6 isoform X1; the protein is MKRKQEEMDEIGIHHKYEEMNVIGSGAYGTVYKGRNKSTNTFVALKRVRITLKEEGIPSNTMREIALLKHLSNYGHPNVIQILDICHGRRIDRELNMYIVFEHMEEDLASYLEKFKETGLDKNRKREISRDILNGVDFLHSQRIVHRDLKPQNLLVTKTGTIKLADFGLAKTYDCDMILTAVVVTLWYRAPEVLLGLKYATPVDIWSVGCIIAELYILKPLFCGSAEVQQLKEIFKVLGTPERDDWPEEKVSFQFSSFGNNKTINLREVVSSLCEEGFDLITKMLAFNPLKRITASDALHHPYFLNQ
- the LOC111413066 gene encoding cyclin-dependent kinase 6 isoform X2 gives rise to the protein MDEIGIHHKYEEMNVIGSGAYGTVYKGRNKSTNTFVALKRVRITLKEEGIPSNTMREIALLKHLSNYGHPNVIQILDICHGRRIDRELNMYIVFEHMEEDLASYLEKFKETGLDKNRKREISRDILNGVDFLHSQRIVHRDLKPQNLLVTKTGTIKLADFGLAKTYDCDMILTAVVVTLWYRAPEVLLGLKYATPVDIWSVGCIIAELYILKPLFCGSAEVQQLKEIFKVLGTPERDDWPEEKVSFQFSSFGNNKTINLREVVSSLCEEGFDLITKMLAFNPLKRITASDALHHPYFLNQ